In one window of Burkholderia cenocepacia DNA:
- a CDS encoding MFS transporter gives MKTLSPDASLSPDGRASTFARSTLVALVVFAAITPLLLLVAPAVAGQLATQLGLSASQIGTYFFVELGAFSLATVPSYLWLGRIDARRVAAFAVALFGAGNLLTALWMPGFAALLALRAVTALGGGSLMVLCMTSAATSQNSDRVYGLWVVGQLIAGAIGLFVLPHVFAAFGLRALYVALAGLALLAAPLSRGFPSSLGTRTASPHTARGDASPTPRHFVVLAIGAVLTFYLAIGSVWTFASRAAAEAGLDPQTTGNVLAIASVMGIAGAALASCAGGRLARRAMLATGYALLAASLVALAAMRDTGGYGAAIFAFKFAWTFVLPFILATVAQIDTSGRLVATLNFVIGAGLAAGPLLAGLMLDAGGTMRTLFVAATAVAIVSFAALRHIDRRARSSVSSQP, from the coding sequence ATGAAGACCCTGTCCCCGGATGCCTCACTCTCGCCTGACGGCCGCGCGTCGACTTTCGCGCGCTCGACGCTGGTCGCGCTCGTCGTGTTCGCAGCCATCACGCCGCTGTTGCTGCTCGTGGCGCCCGCCGTCGCCGGTCAGCTCGCGACGCAGCTCGGCTTGTCCGCATCGCAGATCGGCACCTACTTCTTCGTGGAACTCGGCGCGTTCAGCCTCGCGACCGTGCCGTCGTACCTGTGGCTCGGCCGCATCGACGCGCGCCGCGTCGCCGCGTTCGCCGTCGCGCTGTTCGGCGCGGGCAACCTGCTGACCGCGCTGTGGATGCCGGGCTTCGCCGCGCTGCTCGCGCTGCGCGCCGTCACCGCGCTCGGCGGCGGCTCGCTGATGGTGCTCTGCATGACGAGCGCGGCGACGAGCCAGAACAGCGACCGCGTATACGGCCTGTGGGTCGTCGGCCAGTTGATCGCGGGCGCGATCGGCCTGTTCGTGTTGCCGCACGTGTTCGCCGCGTTCGGACTGCGCGCGCTGTACGTCGCGCTCGCCGGGCTCGCGCTGCTCGCGGCGCCGCTGTCGCGCGGCTTTCCGTCGTCGCTCGGCACGCGGACGGCATCCCCGCACACCGCGCGCGGCGATGCGTCGCCCACGCCGCGACACTTCGTCGTGCTCGCCATCGGCGCGGTGCTGACGTTCTATCTCGCGATCGGCAGCGTGTGGACGTTCGCGAGCCGCGCGGCGGCCGAGGCCGGGCTCGACCCGCAGACGACCGGCAACGTGCTCGCGATCGCGAGCGTGATGGGCATCGCCGGCGCGGCGCTCGCGTCGTGCGCGGGCGGCCGGCTCGCCCGGCGCGCGATGCTGGCGACCGGTTACGCGCTGCTCGCGGCGTCGCTCGTCGCGCTCGCCGCGATGCGTGACACCGGCGGCTACGGCGCGGCGATCTTCGCGTTCAAGTTCGCGTGGACCTTCGTGCTGCCGTTCATCCTCGCGACGGTCGCGCAGATCGACACGTCGGGCCGCCTCGTCGCGACGCTCAATTTCGTGATCGGCGCGGGGCTCGCCGCCGGCCCGCTGCTGGCCGGCCTGATGCTCGACGCCGGCGGCACGATGCGCACGCTGTTTGTGGCCGCGACGGCCGTCGCGATCGTGTCGTTCGCCGCGCTGCGCCACATCGATCGCCGCGCACGCTCTTCCGTTTCCTCCCAACCGTGA
- a CDS encoding class II histone deacetylase, giving the protein MNRTAFFTDERTFWHTGGTHALFFPVGGWVQPPSSAGYAESPDSKRRFLSLVQASGLAAQLDLRGAEPATTADLLRIHPAHYLDAFRALSDANGGDLGDLAPFGKGSYEIAALSSGLAIAAVDAVVSERAANAFSLSRPPGHHCLRDRPMGFCMLANIPIAIEAARAKHGIERVAVIDWDVHHGNGTQSIYYDDPDTLTISLHQDRCFPPGYSGADDRGEGAGLGANLNVPLLAGSGDDAYRYAFERIVLPALARFRPELIVIASGLDASAVDPLARMQLHTDSYRFMTRAVKEAAQRHCGGRLVIVHEGGYSEAYVPFCGLAIVEELAGIRTAVADPMLDLAIAQQPGPRFVAFQRELLDELAVSFGL; this is encoded by the coding sequence ATGAATCGCACTGCCTTCTTCACCGACGAACGCACTTTCTGGCATACCGGCGGCACGCACGCGCTGTTCTTCCCAGTCGGAGGCTGGGTCCAGCCGCCGTCGAGCGCGGGCTACGCGGAATCGCCCGATTCGAAGCGCCGCTTCCTATCGCTCGTGCAGGCGTCGGGCCTGGCCGCGCAGCTCGACCTGCGTGGCGCCGAGCCCGCGACGACGGCCGACCTGCTGCGCATTCATCCGGCGCACTATCTCGATGCATTTCGCGCGCTGAGCGACGCCAACGGCGGCGACCTCGGCGATCTCGCGCCATTCGGCAAGGGCAGCTACGAAATCGCCGCGCTGTCGTCCGGTCTCGCGATCGCGGCGGTCGATGCGGTGGTGAGCGAGCGCGCGGCGAATGCGTTCTCGCTGTCGCGGCCGCCCGGCCATCACTGCCTGCGCGACCGCCCGATGGGCTTCTGCATGCTCGCGAACATTCCGATCGCGATCGAGGCCGCGCGCGCGAAGCACGGCATCGAGCGCGTCGCGGTGATCGACTGGGACGTGCATCACGGCAACGGCACGCAGTCGATCTACTACGACGATCCCGATACGCTGACGATCTCGCTGCACCAGGATCGCTGCTTCCCGCCCGGCTATAGCGGCGCGGATGATCGCGGCGAAGGCGCGGGCCTCGGCGCGAACCTGAACGTGCCGCTGCTCGCGGGTAGCGGCGACGACGCGTACCGGTATGCGTTCGAGCGGATCGTGCTGCCGGCGCTCGCGCGTTTCCGCCCCGAACTGATCGTCATCGCGAGCGGCCTCGATGCGAGCGCGGTCGATCCGCTCGCGCGCATGCAGCTGCATACCGACAGCTACCGGTTCATGACGCGCGCGGTGAAGGAGGCCGCGCAGCGCCATTGCGGCGGGCGGCTCGTGATCGTTCACGAAGGCGGCTATTCGGAGGCGTACGTACCGTTCTGCGGGCTCGCGATCGTCGAGGAACTGGCCGGCATCCGCACCGCGGTCGCCGATCCGATGCTCGACCTGGCGATCGCGCAGCAGCCGGGCCCGCGGTTCGTCGCGTTCCAGCGCGAACTGCTCGACGAACTGGCCGTGTCGTTCGGGTTGTAA